The window AAAAAGCACGTTCTTATCACCGGGGCCAGCGGGGGAATAGGTCAAGCAATCGCATTAAAATTAGCCGAGGAAGGTTATTCATTATACCTGCATTACCATCAGAATGAAGCTGGAATCCTTGATTTACTGGAGCGGTTAAAGCCATTTTCCGGTGAATACATACCCATTCAAGCAAATCTCGCCAGTCCTGAAGGATATAAAATTGTTGCTGATAACATATTTGGCATTGATGCGGTTGTTCATAATAGTGGCACTAGTTTGTACGGACTTCTTGTCGATTTGGATGACGCTACTCTTGATACTCTAATTACCCTACATGTTAAGTCTCCAATGTTGTTAACAAAAGAGTTGTTACCGAAAATGCTGTCCAAGAGAGACGGGAACATCATCGTTATTTCGTCAATTTGGGGGCAAACCGGTGCGGCATGTGAAGTGGCATACTCAGCAGCTAAAGGGGCACAAATAGCCTTTGTAAAAGCATTAAGTAAAGAAGTTGCCTTAAATGGCATTCGGGTGAACGCCATTGCACCAGGGGCGATTAAAACGGATATGCTGAACCATTTTGCTGAGTCAGAGTTGGAAATGTTGAAGGGTGATATCCCAGTAGGAAGATTGGGGACACCAGAACATATTGCTGAAGGTGTGACATTCCTGTTGTCTGAAAAATCTTCTTATATGACTGGACAAGTACTAGCAATTAATGGCGGCTGGTATATTTAAATTTATTCTTTTATTAAGTTGTGCATATTATTTTGCGGATTTAGCAAACTAATTATGACTACTTTTAAAGGAGGTTTTACAATGTCTGTATTAGATAATTGGTCCCAATGGAAGGATTTTTTAGGTGATCGTCTTAATCAAGCTGAGAACACAGGGATGGATAAGGGTGTTGTAAATGATCTCGCCTACCAAATAGGTGATTATTTAGCAAAACAAGTGGAACCAAAAAACGAACAAGAAAAAATACTTTCTGATTTATGGTCTGTTGCTTCACCAGAAGAGCAACATGCTATCGCAAATATCATGGTGAAACTAGTTCAAAATGATGGGACACAGTGATCATCACAAATGTAAAGAGAGGGATTTCCTCTCTTTTTTTTATTAATTTTCATAAGCTCTACCCTTCAAAATCTTAAATTTTAAGTGCTTTTTGGTTTTTCCTTTCATCTTCATCCAAAATCATTTATTATAGTACCTAGATGAAAAAAGAGGAGTATATCTCTTGACTAGGTAAGGAGGGTTTTTGTGGAAAAGAAAGAATGGTATTTGGAATACGAAATACAGAAAAACCGTCCAGGTTTGCTAGGTGATATATCCTCATTATTAGGTATGTTATCAATCAATATTGTCACGATTAATGGAATTGAAGGACGTCGGGGTTTACTGATTAAGGCGAAGGACGACGAACAAATTTTGCGATTAGAGTCAATTTTAAATACAATGGATACAATAAAAATAATTAAGTTGCGTGAACCAAAACTTCGCGATCGATTAGCGGTTAGGCACGGTCGATACATACAAAGGGATGCGGATGATAAAAAAACTTTTCGCTTTGTTCGTGAAGACCTTGGGATTTTAGTGGATTTCATGGCAGAATTGATGAAGCAAGAAGGACATAAACTAATTGGCATTCGTGGGATGCCTCGCGTTGGAAAAACAGAATCAATCGTAGCAGCAAGTGTATGTGCCAGCAAAAGATGGCTGTTCGTTTCTTCTACATTGTTAAAACAAACCATTCGCAATCAATTAATTGAGGAAGAATATAATGAAAATAATTTGTTCATCATCGATGGAATTGTTTCAACCAGAAGAGCAAATGAAAAACATTGGCAACTTGTTCGAGAAATTATGCGAATGCCCACAGTTAAAGTAGTAGAACATCCGGATGTATTTATTCGGAATACCGAGTATACGATGAACCATTTTGATTATATCATCGAACTAAGAAATAAGCCTGATGAAGAGATTACATATGATCTAGTTGAGGATAAAAATATGTTCTCAGCCTCTGACTTTGGAGGATTTGATTTTTAATATTGGTGGTGTTTGCATTGACAGAATTAGGTAACAAACTGAAGGAAGCCCGAGAAGCTAAGGGATTGAGTTTGGACGATTTACAATCTGTAACAAAAATTCAAAAACGATACTTGCAGGGAATCGAAGAAGGAAATTATTCCATGATGCCCGGCAAGTTTTATGTGCGTGCATTTATAAAGCAGTACGCTGAAGCAGTCGGACTACATCAAGAAGAATTGTTTGAAAACTACAAAGATGATATCCCATCTGCCTATGATGAAAAATTGCCTGAGCAAATATCGCGGGTCTCTACGAAAAAAGCAATACCAGTTGGAAGTTCTAAAGTATTTGACCTTTTCCCAAAAATTCTTATTGGTGTTTTTATTATCGGTGCAATTGCCCTTGTATACTATTTTCTCCAACTAAATGCTGATGGAAAAAATAAGGACAAGGTCGCTGAAGATCCCCAAACTGTGACCATAGAAGATAATCCGAAGAAGACTTCTGATAACTCTAAAAAAGAAACCGTTGATAACAAGAATCAGAAAAAAGAAACGACTAAAAAGAGCACAAGCTCATCCAAGAAAACGGCCAAGAAAGAAACAAAACCTACTCAAGAACTGGCAGTCGTAACTTCGCAAGGAAGTGAAACGACGTATGAATTAAAAAATGCCACGAAGTTTGAATTGAAAGTGGCTACAACAGGTGAAACCTGGGTAAATATTTTAAATGGGAAAGGCTATTCCTTTTATAAAGGCATGCTTAAAGTTGGAGAAACTGAAAGCCAAACATTCGATTTATCGAAGGAAACCGAAGCAGTTGTTGTTATTGGAAGATCCTCCGATACCCAAATTTATGTAAATGACCAAAAGGTTGAATATGCTATTTCACCGACTGAGGAAGTACGACAAGATATTACGATTCGCTATGTCCCAACGAATGAATAGTCATCACCTGATGACTATTTTTCACTTATATATATAGAGAGCTTTTTGGAGGGAAAGAAAATGAATTTACCAAATAAAATTACCGTTTCAAGAATACTAATGATCCCATTATTCCTTATCGTGATACTTGTACCATTTTCTTGGGGCAATTTATCACTATTGGGAGTTGAGCTTCCTGTTACCCATTTCGTTGCGGCACTGATATTTATTGTGGCCTCAACTACAGACTGGGTGGACGGTCATTTTGCAAGAAAATATAATCTTGTGACCACGTTAGGCAAGTTTTTAGATCCACTGGCTGATAAATTGTTAGTTTCTGCAGCATTAATTGTTTTAGTCGACATTGGTTATGCTCCCTCATGGATTGTGATTGTCATCATTAGCCGTGAATTTGCAGTTACAGGTCTACGGTTAATACTAGCTGGAACAGGTGAAGTGGTTGCTGCAAATATGCTTGGGAAAATAAAGACTTGGGCACAAATTGTCGCGATTTCAGCACTCTTACTACATAACATGATTTTTGAAATGATCCACATTCCTTTTGATATGCTCGCTTTATGGGTTGCATTGATATTTACAATTTGGTCAGGATGGGATTATTTCGCTAAAAATAAACAGGTGTTAATCAATTCTAAATAGCCAGGGGGCCGTTACGATGAATGCTGAGATCATTGCTGTTGGTACTGAACTTTTACTTGGACAAATTGTTAATACAAATGCTCAGTTTCTATCTAAGCAGCTGGCCGATTTAGGGATTAATGTTTTTTACCATACTGTCGTTGGAGATAATGCCAGTCGCTTGAAATCCGCACTGGAAATTGCCGAAAGCCGTTCTGACCTGATTATTTTTACGGGAGGGCTTGGACCTACAAAAGATGATTTAACAAAAGAGACAATATCCGCCCATTTAGGGAAAAATCTTGTTTTAGATGATGCGGCAATTCGTTCAATTGAAGAATATTTCGAAAGAACCAATCGAATTATGACTGAAAACAATCGTAAGCAAGCCTTGGTATTAGAGGGTTCGCATGTGCTGACGAATGATCATGGGATGGCTCCAGGGATGGCACTAACTGAGAATAACCACATTTATATGCTTCTGCCAGGACCTCCTAGTGAAATGGAACCAATGGTTGTCCATTACGTTCAACCTTATTTACTATCAAAGATTTCCGGGCGAGAAAAAATTGTTTCAAGGGTTTTACGTTTTTTTGGAATTGGCGAAGCTGCGCTTGAAACGGAAATCGACGATTTGATAGAAGCACAGACTAACCCAACTATTGCACCGCTTGCAGCCGATGGAGAAGTGACGTTGCGACTTACTGCTAAGCACGCATCTGTTTCAGAAGCTGAGAAAATGCTTGATTTTGCAGAAGGACAGATTTGTGAAAGAGTTGGCGGGTTTTTGTATGGTTATGATGAAAGTTCTCTTCTTGAGGAAGCAATGAAGCTTCTTAAACAGCACCAGTTGACTATTGCTGCTGCAGAAAGCTTGACCGGTGGTATGTTCCAAGGACAGCTAACTTCCGTCGCTGGTGCTAGTCAGGTTTTATCAGGAGGGTTTGTTTGCTACACTAATGAGGTGAAAGCGAACGTTCTTCATGTTAAAAAGGAAACGATTGAAACTGATGGTGTTGTCAGTGAACGTTGTGCGGCGGAATTAGCCGAAAATGTGGCAAATTTGTTGGGTGCAAAAATTGGAATTAGTTTTACTGGTGTCGCAGGTCCGACTGAACAAGAAGGCAAGGCTGTTGGAACTGTGTTTGTAGGGAT of the Bacillus sp. 1NLA3E genome contains:
- the ymfI gene encoding elongation factor P 5-aminopentanone reductase; translation: MKKHVLITGASGGIGQAIALKLAEEGYSLYLHYHQNEAGILDLLERLKPFSGEYIPIQANLASPEGYKIVADNIFGIDAVVHNSGTSLYGLLVDLDDATLDTLITLHVKSPMLLTKELLPKMLSKRDGNIIVISSIWGQTGAACEVAYSAAKGAQIAFVKALSKEVALNGIRVNAIAPGAIKTDMLNHFAESELEMLKGDIPVGRLGTPEHIAEGVTFLLSEKSSYMTGQVLAINGGWYI
- a CDS encoding competence/damage-inducible protein A; this translates as MNAEIIAVGTELLLGQIVNTNAQFLSKQLADLGINVFYHTVVGDNASRLKSALEIAESRSDLIIFTGGLGPTKDDLTKETISAHLGKNLVLDDAAIRSIEEYFERTNRIMTENNRKQALVLEGSHVLTNDHGMAPGMALTENNHIYMLLPGPPSEMEPMVVHYVQPYLLSKISGREKIVSRVLRFFGIGEAALETEIDDLIEAQTNPTIAPLAADGEVTLRLTAKHASVSEAEKMLDFAEGQICERVGGFLYGYDESSLLEEAMKLLKQHQLTIAAAESLTGGMFQGQLTSVAGASQVLSGGFVCYTNEVKANVLHVKKETIETDGVVSERCAAELAENVANLLGAKIGISFTGVAGPTEQEGKAVGTVFVGISFRGQSTKVVKLQLGGNRDAIRKRAVKYGFYLLIKRITEAQNAV
- the pgsA gene encoding CDP-diacylglycerol--glycerol-3-phosphate 3-phosphatidyltransferase; translation: MNLPNKITVSRILMIPLFLIVILVPFSWGNLSLLGVELPVTHFVAALIFIVASTTDWVDGHFARKYNLVTTLGKFLDPLADKLLVSAALIVLVDIGYAPSWIVIVIISREFAVTGLRLILAGTGEVVAANMLGKIKTWAQIVAISALLLHNMIFEMIHIPFDMLALWVALIFTIWSGWDYFAKNKQVLINSK
- a CDS encoding DUF3388 domain-containing protein, which translates into the protein MEKKEWYLEYEIQKNRPGLLGDISSLLGMLSINIVTINGIEGRRGLLIKAKDDEQILRLESILNTMDTIKIIKLREPKLRDRLAVRHGRYIQRDADDKKTFRFVREDLGILVDFMAELMKQEGHKLIGIRGMPRVGKTESIVAASVCASKRWLFVSSTLLKQTIRNQLIEEEYNENNLFIIDGIVSTRRANEKHWQLVREIMRMPTVKVVEHPDVFIRNTEYTMNHFDYIIELRNKPDEEITYDLVEDKNMFSASDFGGFDF
- a CDS encoding DUF3243 domain-containing protein, producing MSVLDNWSQWKDFLGDRLNQAENTGMDKGVVNDLAYQIGDYLAKQVEPKNEQEKILSDLWSVASPEEQHAIANIMVKLVQNDGTQ
- a CDS encoding helix-turn-helix domain-containing protein, with the protein product MFALTELGNKLKEAREAKGLSLDDLQSVTKIQKRYLQGIEEGNYSMMPGKFYVRAFIKQYAEAVGLHQEELFENYKDDIPSAYDEKLPEQISRVSTKKAIPVGSSKVFDLFPKILIGVFIIGAIALVYYFLQLNADGKNKDKVAEDPQTVTIEDNPKKTSDNSKKETVDNKNQKKETTKKSTSSSKKTAKKETKPTQELAVVTSQGSETTYELKNATKFELKVATTGETWVNILNGKGYSFYKGMLKVGETESQTFDLSKETEAVVVIGRSSDTQIYVNDQKVEYAISPTEEVRQDITIRYVPTNE